A stretch of Sinorhizobium meliloti DNA encodes these proteins:
- a CDS encoding carnitine 3-dehydrogenase has translation MTTITKAACIGGGVIGGAWAARFALAGIDVNIFDPHPEAERIIGEVMANAERAYGMLTMAPLPPRGKFTFCRSIQEAVEGVDWIQESVPERLPLKRGVINEIDAAARPDALIGSSTSGLLPSDLQAEMKHPERMFVAHPYNPVYLLPLVELVGGRKTSPETIRRAEEAVAEIGMKGVVIAKEIEAFVGDRLLEALWREALWLIQDDICDTETLDDVMRYSFGMRWAQMGLFETYRIAGGEAGMRHFLAQFGPCLKWPWTKFTDVVDLDDALVEKIGAQSDAQAAGRSIRELERIRDENLVGIMHALKAGDGGKGWGAGKLLADFEKRLWEKGGSPSKSLDASGPLRLVDTKVNAAWVDYNGHMTEHRYLQLFGDTSDALLKVIGVDFAYVEAGHSYYTVETHIRHLGEAKLGQALYTTLQLLSSDEKRIHFFTRIHDAASGDVIATAEQMMLHVDAKAGKSVPAPAEVMAKLKPIAEGHAKLDAPDGAGRHVGQKR, from the coding sequence ATGACCACAATCACCAAGGCCGCCTGTATCGGCGGCGGCGTCATCGGCGGGGCCTGGGCTGCGCGTTTTGCGCTTGCAGGAATAGACGTCAACATCTTCGACCCGCATCCGGAAGCCGAGCGCATCATCGGCGAGGTCATGGCGAATGCGGAACGCGCCTATGGCATGCTGACCATGGCGCCGCTGCCGCCGCGCGGCAAATTCACCTTCTGCAGGAGCATTCAGGAAGCGGTCGAGGGCGTTGACTGGATTCAGGAAAGCGTGCCCGAACGGCTGCCGTTGAAGCGCGGCGTCATCAACGAGATCGATGCGGCCGCCCGGCCCGACGCCCTCATCGGTTCCTCCACCTCGGGCCTGCTCCCGTCCGACCTGCAGGCCGAGATGAAGCATCCCGAACGCATGTTCGTGGCGCATCCCTATAACCCGGTCTATCTGCTGCCGCTGGTGGAGCTCGTCGGCGGCAGGAAGACTTCGCCGGAAACGATCAGACGCGCCGAGGAAGCGGTCGCCGAGATCGGCATGAAGGGAGTCGTCATCGCCAAGGAGATAGAGGCCTTCGTCGGCGACCGCTTGCTCGAAGCGCTCTGGCGCGAAGCGCTCTGGCTGATCCAGGACGACATCTGCGATACCGAGACGCTCGACGACGTCATGCGATATTCCTTCGGCATGCGCTGGGCACAGATGGGTCTCTTCGAGACTTATCGCATCGCCGGCGGCGAAGCGGGCATGCGCCACTTCCTCGCCCAGTTCGGCCCCTGCCTCAAATGGCCCTGGACGAAATTCACCGACGTGGTCGATCTCGACGACGCGCTTGTCGAGAAGATCGGGGCACAATCGGACGCGCAGGCCGCCGGTCGCTCCATCCGCGAACTCGAACGCATCCGGGACGAAAACCTCGTCGGTATCATGCATGCCTTGAAGGCCGGCGACGGCGGCAAAGGCTGGGGTGCCGGCAAGCTGCTCGCCGATTTCGAGAAGCGGCTTTGGGAAAAGGGCGGCAGCCCGTCGAAGAGCCTGGACGCGTCCGGGCCGCTGCGTCTGGTCGATACCAAGGTCAACGCCGCCTGGGTCGACTACAACGGCCACATGACCGAGCATCGCTACTTGCAGCTCTTCGGCGACACCTCGGATGCACTGCTCAAGGTGATCGGCGTCGACTTCGCCTATGTCGAGGCCGGCCACAGCTACTACACGGTCGAAACCCACATCCGCCATCTCGGCGAAGCCAAGCTCGGACAGGCGCTCTATACGACCCTGCAGCTCCTTTCGTCGGACGAGAAGCGCATCCACTTCTTCACGCGCATTCACGATGCGGCTTCGGGCGATGTCATCGCCACCGCCGAACAGATGATGCTGCATGTCGACGCCAAGGCCGGCAAGTCCGTGCCGGCTCCGGCGGAGGTGATGGCCAAGCTGAAGCCGATCGCGGAAGGTCATGCGAAGCTGGACGCGCCTGATGGCGCCGGGCGGCATGTAGGGCAGAAGCGGTGA
- a CDS encoding 3-keto-5-aminohexanoate cleavage protein: MPLSMNREVFITCAVTGAGDTVSKSSHVPVTPKQIAESAIEAAKAGAAVVHCHVRDPETGAPARRLDLYREVTDRIRSADIDVVLNLTAGMGGDLVFGNVESPFPVDEKGTDMAGATERVAHVAECLPEICTLDCGTMNFSLGDYVMTNTPSMLREMARQMTALGVRPEIEAFDTGHLWFAKQLAEEGLIEDPVLIQLCMGIPWGAPDDLNTFMAMVNNVPSNWTFSAFSIGRNAMAYPAAAVLAGGNVRVGLEDNLYVGKGQLATNAQLVEKAVSVVESMGAKIIGPEEVRRKLKLTKR; this comes from the coding sequence ATGCCGCTCAGCATGAACCGCGAGGTGTTCATCACATGCGCCGTCACCGGCGCCGGAGACACCGTCTCGAAATCCAGCCACGTTCCGGTCACGCCGAAACAGATCGCCGAGTCGGCGATCGAGGCCGCCAAGGCGGGTGCCGCCGTCGTCCATTGTCACGTCCGCGATCCCGAGACCGGCGCGCCTGCCCGGCGGCTCGATCTCTACAGGGAAGTGACCGATCGCATCCGCTCCGCCGATATAGACGTGGTGCTCAATCTGACCGCCGGCATGGGCGGAGACCTCGTTTTCGGTAACGTCGAGAGCCCCTTCCCCGTCGACGAGAAGGGCACGGACATGGCCGGCGCCACCGAACGCGTCGCGCATGTCGCCGAATGCCTGCCGGAAATCTGCACGCTCGACTGCGGCACGATGAATTTCTCGCTGGGCGATTACGTCATGACCAATACGCCGTCGATGCTGCGCGAGATGGCACGGCAGATGACCGCACTCGGCGTGCGTCCGGAGATCGAGGCCTTCGACACCGGGCATTTGTGGTTCGCCAAGCAACTCGCCGAAGAAGGCCTGATCGAGGATCCGGTGCTGATCCAGCTCTGCATGGGCATTCCGTGGGGCGCGCCGGACGATCTCAACACCTTCATGGCCATGGTCAACAACGTGCCCTCGAACTGGACCTTCTCCGCCTTCTCGATCGGCCGGAACGCCATGGCCTATCCCGCCGCCGCGGTCCTTGCCGGCGGCAACGTCCGCGTCGGCCTGGAAGACAATCTCTATGTCGGCAAGGGCCAGCTCGCGACCAATGCCCAGCTCGTGGAGAAAGCGGTCTCCGTCGTCGAGAGCATGGGCGCGAAGATCATCGGTCCGGAAGAGGTCCGCAGGAAGCTGAAGCTGACGAAGCGGTAA
- a CDS encoding GlxA family transcriptional regulator has translation MDSSIAQAQHIDLLILPETNLILVASVIEPLRAANRIAGRTLYSWSLFSPDGRAIETKSGIPVPVAGAFRPQRETAPLFVLSSYHWQRSATSQLKMLLSQTARHREMMAGIESGSWLLAETSLLDNFSATTHWEDFEDFAAAYPQVTMVRERFVIDRKRITTGGSLPTLDLMLELIRRAHGYSLALEVSRLFIYEQERTRGDLLQVPAIGNMRILDTRVGAAVKLMEETVEAPLTLARLARRVGVSARHLQDLFKETMGVAPHEHYLALRLNAARRKVIETRMEFADIAAISGFNSSSSFSRSYRAHYRESPSETRRRLKLKN, from the coding sequence TTGGACAGCAGCATCGCGCAGGCGCAGCATATCGATCTTCTGATCCTGCCGGAGACCAATCTCATCCTTGTCGCATCGGTTATCGAACCGCTGCGCGCCGCCAACCGCATCGCCGGGCGGACGCTTTACAGCTGGAGCCTGTTCAGTCCGGACGGGAGGGCGATCGAAACGAAGAGCGGCATTCCCGTTCCGGTGGCCGGCGCCTTCCGTCCGCAGCGCGAGACGGCGCCGCTCTTCGTGCTTTCCAGCTACCACTGGCAGCGCAGCGCCACCTCGCAGCTCAAGATGCTCCTGTCGCAGACGGCGCGGCACCGCGAGATGATGGCCGGCATCGAATCCGGCTCCTGGCTGCTGGCGGAGACGAGCCTCCTCGACAATTTCTCGGCCACCACCCATTGGGAGGATTTCGAGGATTTCGCCGCCGCCTATCCGCAGGTGACGATGGTGCGCGAGCGTTTCGTCATCGACCGAAAACGCATCACCACCGGCGGCTCGCTGCCGACGCTGGACCTGATGCTGGAACTGATCCGCCGCGCGCACGGCTATTCGCTGGCGCTCGAAGTGTCGCGCCTCTTCATCTACGAGCAGGAACGCACCCGCGGCGACCTCCTGCAGGTACCCGCAATCGGCAACATGCGCATTCTCGACACCCGCGTCGGCGCCGCGGTCAAGCTGATGGAAGAAACGGTCGAGGCTCCGCTGACGCTCGCGCGGCTGGCGCGGCGCGTGGGGGTCAGCGCCCGGCACCTTCAGGATCTCTTCAAGGAAACCATGGGCGTCGCGCCGCACGAACACTATCTGGCGCTGCGGCTCAACGCTGCACGGCGCAAGGTCATCGAAACGCGGATGGAGTTCGCCGACATAGCGGCGATTTCCGGCTTCAACTCGTCGTCTTCATTTTCGCGCAGCTATCGCGCGCATTATCGGGAAAGCCCCAGCGAGACGCGCCGGCGGCTCAAGCTGAAAAACTGA
- a CDS encoding SDR family NAD(P)-dependent oxidoreductase: MILNNRIAIVTGAGSGIGRAGAAIMAREGAHVVVVDRSVEAAGDTVAAIAAGGGSAEALAVDVTDDDALADGIADILYRHGRIDILHNHAGAQVAGDLEEVEVAGFDRSWNLNVRAHFMAARLVMPSMKKAGRGVIVNTSSSSGVLYDREMIAYTTTKHAVIAMTRQMAGDYAKYGVRVNALCPGWVDTPFNEPFIDQMGGREAIEAYIRERVPLGRWASVDEIAESILFLVSDRSSYMTGQILVVDGGETVV; this comes from the coding sequence ATGATCCTGAACAACCGGATCGCGATCGTGACCGGAGCGGGCTCCGGAATCGGCCGGGCGGGTGCCGCCATCATGGCCCGCGAAGGCGCACATGTGGTGGTCGTCGACCGCAGCGTGGAAGCCGCAGGGGACACCGTGGCAGCGATCGCCGCCGGGGGCGGCAGCGCTGAAGCGCTCGCGGTCGACGTCACCGACGACGACGCGCTTGCGGACGGCATTGCCGATATCCTCTACCGGCACGGACGGATCGACATCCTGCACAATCACGCCGGCGCGCAGGTCGCCGGCGACCTGGAAGAGGTCGAGGTGGCGGGTTTCGACCGGTCCTGGAACCTCAACGTCCGCGCCCATTTCATGGCCGCCCGCCTTGTCATGCCCTCGATGAAGAAGGCGGGCCGCGGCGTGATCGTCAACACGTCTTCCTCGTCAGGCGTTCTCTACGATCGTGAGATGATCGCCTATACGACGACGAAACACGCAGTCATCGCCATGACCCGGCAGATGGCGGGCGACTATGCGAAATACGGCGTCAGGGTGAACGCTCTTTGCCCCGGCTGGGTCGACACGCCCTTCAACGAGCCCTTCATCGACCAGATGGGCGGGCGCGAGGCCATCGAAGCCTATATCCGCGAGAGGGTTCCGCTCGGCCGCTGGGCGAGCGTCGACGAGATCGCCGAGTCGATCCTCTTCCTTGTTTCCGACCGTTCCTCCTACATGACCGGACAGATCCTCGTGGTGGACGGGGGCGAGACGGTGGTCTGA
- a CDS encoding ABC transporter permease, which produces MRAFISSVYLFLYAPIALVVLFSFNAGRNASEFTGFSLAWYGKALGNTFLVSALQNSLIIAFTSATLAAVFGTMAALGMERLGSRMRALFDALFAAAIVVPGVVIGIATLVALVAVFSFVNPTIAALWPGEQPPQLGLGYGSIIAAHGLFSMALVTMIVKARIASLGRDIVEASGDLYATPLTTFRLIVLPQILPSILAGFLLAFTFSFDDFIIAFFVAGSKTTLPIYVFASIRRGVTPEINAIATLVLVASLLLILTARVLMREKKSKSGE; this is translated from the coding sequence ATGCGCGCCTTCATCTCCTCCGTCTATCTCTTCCTCTATGCGCCGATCGCGCTGGTCGTGCTCTTCTCGTTCAATGCCGGCCGCAATGCGAGCGAGTTCACGGGCTTTTCGCTCGCCTGGTACGGCAAGGCGCTCGGCAACACATTTCTCGTCTCGGCGCTGCAGAACAGCCTGATCATCGCGTTCACCAGCGCCACGCTTGCCGCCGTCTTCGGCACCATGGCCGCACTGGGCATGGAGCGGCTTGGCTCTCGCATGCGGGCGCTCTTCGATGCACTCTTCGCCGCGGCGATCGTCGTCCCGGGCGTCGTCATCGGCATCGCGACACTGGTCGCGCTCGTCGCGGTCTTCTCCTTCGTCAACCCGACGATCGCAGCCCTCTGGCCCGGCGAGCAGCCGCCGCAACTGGGACTCGGTTACGGCTCCATCATCGCCGCCCATGGGCTCTTCTCGATGGCGCTCGTCACCATGATCGTCAAGGCGCGCATCGCGAGCCTCGGCCGCGACATCGTCGAGGCGTCGGGCGACCTCTATGCGACGCCGCTCACCACTTTCAGGCTGATCGTGCTGCCGCAGATCCTGCCGTCGATCCTCGCGGGCTTTCTCCTCGCTTTCACCTTCTCCTTCGACGACTTCATCATCGCCTTCTTCGTCGCCGGCTCGAAGACGACCCTGCCGATCTATGTCTTCGCCTCGATCCGCCGCGGGGTGACGCCGGAAATCAACGCGATCGCGACCCTGGTCCTGGTCGCCTCGCTTTTACTTATCCTGACCGCCCGCGTGCTCATGCGCGAAAAGAAAAGCAAATCCGGGGAGTGA
- a CDS encoding ABC transporter permease encodes MRVATNTKRNLVTAALIAPAAVWLTVFLVLPFIAMLVFAFGERAPEGGYQPAFTFAQFANLPTRAAAFWNTLMLAPAGALLCLVVAYPVAYYLAVKANPRYRLILVSLVVVPFWTSLLVRTYAWMYILGSRGIPNLLSMIGIEDVRMLNTPGAVLLGIVYGYLPLMIMPIYVSLEKLDRRLLEASADLGGKPVSTFLGVTLPLSLPGVMTGVALVTILLLGEYLIPQLLGGGKVFFIGNALVDLFLQSRNWPFGSAIAVTLVAVVVVVLMVAMRIAWKVAGTRQVDLV; translated from the coding sequence ATGCGCGTGGCAACGAACACGAAGAGGAACCTGGTTACGGCGGCGTTGATTGCGCCGGCGGCCGTGTGGCTCACCGTCTTCCTGGTTCTCCCATTCATCGCCATGCTCGTCTTCGCCTTTGGCGAGCGGGCGCCTGAAGGCGGATACCAGCCGGCTTTCACCTTTGCGCAGTTCGCCAATCTGCCGACGCGGGCGGCCGCGTTCTGGAATACGCTGATGCTCGCCCCGGCCGGCGCCCTGCTCTGCCTCGTCGTCGCCTATCCGGTCGCCTATTACCTCGCCGTCAAGGCAAACCCGCGCTACCGACTCATCCTCGTCTCGCTTGTCGTCGTTCCGTTCTGGACGAGCCTGCTCGTGCGTACCTATGCCTGGATGTACATCCTCGGCTCGCGCGGCATTCCCAATCTCCTGTCGATGATCGGCATCGAGGACGTCCGCATGCTGAACACGCCCGGCGCCGTGCTGCTCGGCATCGTCTACGGCTATCTGCCGCTGATGATCATGCCGATCTATGTGAGCCTGGAAAAGCTCGACCGCCGCCTGTTGGAGGCTTCCGCCGATCTTGGCGGCAAGCCCGTCTCCACCTTTCTCGGCGTCACTCTGCCGCTGTCGCTGCCGGGCGTCATGACGGGCGTCGCGCTCGTCACCATCCTGCTTCTCGGCGAGTATCTGATCCCGCAGCTGCTCGGCGGCGGCAAGGTCTTCTTCATCGGCAATGCGCTGGTCGATCTCTTCCTGCAGTCGCGGAACTGGCCCTTCGGATCGGCGATCGCGGTGACCCTCGTCGCCGTCGTCGTCGTCGTCCTCATGGTGGCGATGCGGATCGCCTGGAAGGTCGCCGGAACAAGACAGGTGGATCTCGTCTGA
- a CDS encoding polyamine ABC transporter substrate-binding protein, which yields MTKWYRENAPITADKLADELMRLKRGSVSRRHFLGVTGLGLATAVLARQPGLFNSAAYAAGDLGTQMSIATWPNYHDPATFEAFTAATGVAVEVNVFGSNEEMLAKLQAGGIGWDLFVPTNYTISTYVKLGLIDELDLSKLPNYDASTENARFTNEGIVEGKTYAVPKNWGTTGIAVNSDKIKAPVASWKDFFEIAMTEADGRAMVHDYQLTTIGNALVSLGFSFNSIKPEELAKAEELLIKVKPHLYAINSDYQPSMRATDAWMTMCWTNDGAQLNRDMPEIKFVLGKDGGEIWSDFYAIPKSAANKPAGYALLDYLMTPANAVKEHIANGAPTTDSRVMKLLPADVTSNKIVYPDEAALTPLEFGAAVTLTDPGRAELMARFKSA from the coding sequence ATGACCAAGTGGTACAGAGAGAATGCCCCGATCACCGCGGACAAGCTTGCCGACGAGCTGATGCGCCTGAAGCGCGGCTCAGTTTCGCGCCGCCACTTCCTTGGCGTCACCGGCCTCGGCCTCGCGACGGCCGTATTGGCGCGCCAGCCCGGCCTCTTCAACTCCGCCGCTTACGCCGCCGGCGACCTCGGCACGCAGATGTCGATCGCCACCTGGCCGAACTATCACGATCCCGCCACCTTCGAAGCCTTCACCGCCGCGACCGGCGTCGCGGTCGAAGTCAACGTCTTCGGCTCGAACGAGGAAATGCTGGCGAAGCTGCAGGCGGGCGGCATCGGCTGGGACCTCTTCGTGCCCACGAACTACACGATCTCGACTTATGTGAAGCTCGGCCTGATCGACGAGCTCGATCTTTCCAAGCTGCCCAACTACGACGCCTCGACGGAAAATGCGCGCTTCACCAATGAAGGCATTGTCGAAGGCAAGACCTATGCCGTGCCGAAGAACTGGGGAACCACCGGGATCGCCGTGAACTCCGACAAGATCAAGGCGCCGGTTGCGAGCTGGAAGGACTTCTTCGAGATTGCGATGACGGAAGCCGATGGCCGTGCCATGGTGCACGACTATCAGCTCACGACGATCGGCAATGCGCTGGTCTCGCTCGGCTTCTCCTTCAATTCGATCAAGCCCGAAGAGCTCGCCAAGGCCGAAGAGCTGCTGATCAAGGTCAAGCCGCATCTCTATGCCATCAACAGCGACTATCAGCCGTCGATGCGCGCGACCGATGCCTGGATGACGATGTGCTGGACCAATGACGGGGCCCAACTCAACCGCGACATGCCGGAGATCAAGTTCGTGCTCGGCAAGGACGGGGGCGAGATCTGGTCGGACTTCTACGCGATCCCGAAGAGTGCAGCGAACAAACCCGCCGGCTACGCCTTGCTCGATTACCTGATGACCCCGGCAAACGCCGTGAAGGAACACATCGCCAACGGCGCGCCGACGACCGACAGCCGCGTCATGAAGCTGCTTCCGGCCGATGTCACCTCGAACAAGATCGTCTATCCGGACGAAGCGGCCCTCACCCCGCTCGAGTTCGGCGCCGCGGTGACGCTGACGGATCCGGGCCGCGCCGAGCTGATGGCGCGTTTCAAATCGGCTTGA
- a CDS encoding ABC transporter ATP-binding protein: MNREQFQERPQGTDVTSASTNDIEFRSVAKRYGSVTAVSDINLTVPKGAFVALLGPSGCGKTTCLRMIGGFEQPSEGMVYIGGQPMNGVPAYRRPVNMVFQQYALFPHLDVEQNVAYGLKQTRPRIPAAEITRRAQEALEMVRLGGFGKRRIHEMSGGQQQRVALARAIVNKPKVLLLDEPLAALDKKLRTAMQIELQSLQRELGITFVLVTHDQEEALSMSDFVCVMSTGRIVQIGPPQEIYDRPASLFVADFVGKTNRIAGTIEPGAGAVLLANGVGLAKPARANGTAGPVMVALRPEAISLVRDGSAALRGTVTHRIFLGSSVEYSVEVEGLGDFLVTADRRSLNDSDLAEPGERIGLSFDPNAMHVFPA, translated from the coding sequence ATGAACCGCGAGCAATTCCAAGAACGACCGCAGGGAACAGACGTGACATCCGCTTCGACGAACGACATCGAATTCCGTTCGGTCGCCAAACGCTATGGCAGCGTGACGGCGGTATCGGACATCAACCTGACGGTGCCGAAGGGCGCCTTCGTTGCGCTGCTCGGCCCATCCGGCTGCGGCAAGACCACATGCCTGCGCATGATCGGCGGCTTCGAGCAGCCGAGCGAAGGCATGGTCTATATCGGCGGCCAGCCGATGAACGGCGTGCCTGCCTATCGCCGGCCGGTCAACATGGTGTTCCAGCAATATGCGCTTTTCCCGCATCTCGATGTCGAGCAGAACGTCGCCTACGGCTTGAAGCAGACGCGTCCCCGTATCCCGGCGGCCGAGATCACCCGGCGCGCCCAGGAGGCGCTGGAGATGGTCCGACTCGGCGGCTTCGGCAAGCGCCGCATCCACGAAATGTCCGGCGGACAACAGCAGCGCGTGGCGCTCGCCCGTGCCATCGTCAACAAGCCGAAGGTGCTGCTCCTCGACGAGCCGCTCGCAGCGCTCGACAAGAAGCTGCGCACCGCCATGCAGATCGAGCTGCAGAGCCTGCAGCGCGAGCTCGGCATCACCTTCGTGCTCGTCACGCACGATCAGGAAGAGGCGCTCTCTATGAGCGACTTCGTCTGCGTCATGAGCACTGGCCGCATCGTGCAGATCGGGCCGCCGCAGGAGATCTACGACCGCCCGGCAAGCCTCTTCGTCGCCGACTTCGTCGGCAAGACCAACCGCATCGCCGGGACGATCGAACCCGGCGCCGGCGCGGTCCTCCTCGCCAATGGCGTCGGACTTGCCAAGCCCGCCCGCGCCAACGGCACGGCAGGCCCGGTCATGGTGGCGCTGCGCCCGGAGGCGATAAGCCTGGTGCGCGACGGCAGCGCTGCGCTGCGGGGCACGGTGACCCACCGCATCTTCCTGGGCTCGTCCGTCGAATATTCGGTCGAGGTCGAGGGCCTCGGCGATTTTCTCGTTACCGCCGACCGCCGCAGCCTGAACGACAGCGATCTCGCCGAACCCGGTGAAAGGATCGGGCTCAGCTTCGACCCGAATGCAATGCATGTCTTTCCGGCCTGA
- a CDS encoding helix-turn-helix transcriptional regulator yields MGIDLDRLFQAMARLVNGAPMDDEAVGCTFRGLMSTLMTFDYVVVFAYRGKERPLDLYSTFDAEDHVLFVSLYQAGPYLLDPFYHAARAPKPGVWRMRELAPDRFFSSEYYRTYYVQTGLAEEVGFFVPVSEQVTVVLSLMRREATGVFSAAEFALLKKAEPLVPAFVRHHWAELDRRFDTALAKKGRGRRKAAHPPADGVWRHLNLTEREAAIIELVLQGHSSESIGLKLGISTGTVKVHRRNVYRKLGISSQTQLLSLYIKNLGQ; encoded by the coding sequence TTGGGCATCGACCTCGACAGACTTTTTCAGGCGATGGCGCGGCTGGTGAACGGCGCGCCGATGGATGACGAGGCTGTCGGCTGCACATTCCGGGGACTGATGTCCACCTTGATGACGTTCGATTATGTCGTCGTCTTCGCCTACCGGGGAAAAGAACGGCCGCTCGACCTTTACAGTACGTTCGACGCCGAGGATCACGTGCTCTTCGTGAGCCTCTATCAGGCCGGACCTTATCTGCTCGATCCGTTCTATCACGCCGCTCGTGCCCCCAAGCCAGGCGTGTGGCGCATGCGGGAACTGGCGCCCGACCGTTTCTTCTCGAGCGAATACTACCGGACCTACTACGTCCAGACGGGGCTTGCCGAGGAGGTCGGCTTCTTCGTGCCGGTCAGCGAACAGGTCACCGTCGTCCTCTCATTGATGCGGCGGGAGGCGACGGGCGTCTTCAGCGCGGCGGAATTCGCACTGCTGAAGAAGGCGGAGCCGCTGGTGCCCGCTTTCGTGCGCCATCATTGGGCGGAACTCGACCGTCGCTTCGATACGGCGCTCGCGAAAAAGGGCAGGGGCCGCCGGAAGGCGGCGCATCCGCCGGCAGACGGGGTCTGGCGGCATCTCAACCTCACCGAGCGGGAAGCCGCCATCATCGAACTCGTGCTTCAGGGGCATTCTTCCGAATCGATCGGATTGAAGCTCGGCATCTCGACGGGCACGGTCAAAGTGCACCGCCGCAACGTCTATCGGAAGCTCGGCATTTCCTCGCAAACCCAGCTCCTGTCTCTCTACATCAAGAATCTCGGTCAGTAG
- a CDS encoding sugar-binding transcriptional regulator, giving the protein MAIIGGMAVRDDEASMATRAAWLHYAGGLTQAEVAKRLGLTSLKAHRLIMKANQEGLVKVYIDGDVSECVELEQKLSSRYGLDYCEVVPDFDSDDLPLKALGISGAQFLRREIERGETALIGVGHGRTLAASIEYMPRTASNNTRFVSLLGGLTRKFSANPHDVIHRLAERTGAEAYVMPVPFFANTVEDRDVLFSQRGVREVFDLAKSADLLMVGIGTAEREASLVATGMIEMREIAEIQKAGGVGELLGHFFDEKGRPIETALSNRTFTLGRQDLKNRRTVAIAGGRVKTRPIRAVLESGFLSGLITDERTAQTLAA; this is encoded by the coding sequence ATGGCGATCATCGGTGGAATGGCTGTCCGCGACGACGAGGCGAGCATGGCGACCCGCGCCGCTTGGCTGCATTACGCGGGCGGGCTGACCCAGGCCGAGGTCGCCAAGCGTCTGGGACTGACGTCGCTCAAAGCGCATCGGCTGATCATGAAGGCCAATCAGGAAGGCTTGGTGAAAGTCTATATCGACGGGGACGTTTCCGAATGCGTCGAGCTGGAGCAGAAGCTTTCCAGCCGTTACGGCCTGGACTATTGCGAGGTGGTCCCGGACTTCGACAGCGACGACCTGCCGCTGAAGGCGCTCGGCATCTCCGGGGCACAGTTTCTCAGGCGCGAGATCGAGCGCGGAGAGACGGCGCTGATCGGCGTCGGCCACGGACGCACGCTCGCAGCCAGCATCGAGTACATGCCGCGCACGGCGAGCAACAATACGCGCTTCGTTTCGCTGCTCGGCGGGCTCACGCGAAAATTCTCCGCCAATCCGCATGACGTGATCCACCGCCTGGCAGAGCGCACGGGCGCCGAAGCCTATGTGATGCCGGTGCCGTTCTTCGCCAACACGGTCGAGGATCGCGATGTCCTTTTCAGCCAGCGCGGCGTGCGTGAGGTCTTCGATCTCGCGAAGTCGGCCGACCTTCTGATGGTCGGAATCGGCACGGCCGAGCGCGAGGCGTCGCTTGTGGCGACCGGGATGATCGAGATGCGCGAAATAGCGGAGATTCAGAAAGCGGGCGGCGTCGGCGAGCTGCTCGGCCACTTCTTCGACGAGAAGGGCAGGCCGATCGAGACCGCGCTTTCGAACCGCACTTTCACGCTTGGCCGGCAGGACCTGAAGAACCGCCGCACCGTGGCGATTGCCGGGGGCAGGGTCAAGACGCGCCCGATTCGCGCGGTCCTGGAGAGCGGATTCCTGAGCGGGCTCATCACGGACGAGCGCACTGCGCAGACGCTGGCCGCTTGA